One window from the genome of Ciconia boyciana chromosome 8, ASM3463844v1, whole genome shotgun sequence encodes:
- the LOC140656076 gene encoding bone morphogenetic protein 2-like: MAARRLWLWLWLGLASLLSLPAASGLPLAPAPRDEVLAAALQRLREVFDIEELPPDVLPRKKPPQFMVDLFNKVADANGITRAPGLLQGDVVRSFEDRVHVDQYHFYFDISAMEKGEQMLKAEFRVFKLKRTHVSRRSDVKHFCKVEVYEVLESGSKPQKKRLIASRLLSLYTEGWEVFNVTQTVSKWVGNSSSNHGFLITTTHVFNNRIEHNLIKFAKSQDTLQESRNALLVLFTNSNKRRSSSFVPSSTKPEMNPAENDASRMLRETQIIESSNAGMSRRPRAAAVPSAKSQVTVCHRRELYVDFRAIGWSGWIIYPSGYNAFYCRGSCLFPLGESLNATNHATVQSIVHTLKLSQDVSTPCCVPDELKSLNLLYFDDKENVVLKNYKDMVATRCGCH; the protein is encoded by the exons ATGGCGGCCCGCcggctgtggctgtggctgtggctgggCCTGGCCTCGCTGCTGAGCCTGCCGGCGGCGAGCGGCCTGCCCctggcccccgccccgcgggacGAGGTGCTGGCGGCGGCATTGCAGCGGCTGAGGGAGGTCTTCGACATCGAGGAGCTGCCGCCCGACGTCCTGCCCCGCAAGAAGCCGCCCCAGTTCATGGTGGATCTCTTCAACAAGGTGGCCGACGCCAACGGCATCACCCGCGccccggggctgctgcagggcgaCGTGGTGCGCAGCTTCGAGGACCGAG TTCACGTGGACCAGTACCACTTCTACTTCGACATCAGCGCGATGGAGAAGGGCGAGCAGATGCTGAAGGCCGAGTTCAGGGTCTTCAAGCTGAAGAGGACACATGTGTCTAGACGGTCGGATGTGAAACACTTTTGCAAA GTGGAAGTGTATGAGGTCTTGGAGAGTGGAAGTAAGCCACAAAAAAAACGTCTCATTGCATCAAGATTATTGTCCCTGTACACAGAAGGCTGGGAAGTATTCAACGTCACGCAGACA GTTTCCAAGTGGGTTGGAAACAGCAGCTCCAACCATGGCTTTTTGATAACTACAACACATGTATTCAACAACAGAATTGAGCACAACCTGATTAAGTTTGCTAAGAGCCAGGATACTTTGCAGGAGAGTAGAAATGCCCTCCTTGTCCTCTTCACCAACAGTAACAAACGGAGGTCTTCCAGCTTTGTACCCTCTTCCACAA AACCAGAGATGAACCCTGCCGAAAATGATGCTTCACGCATGCTTCGTGAAACTCAGATCATTGAAAGCAGCAATGCAGGTATGAGCAGGAGACCTCGAGCTGCTGCAGTCCCTTCTGCCAAAAGCCAGGTAACAGTATGTCATCGAAGGGAACTCTACGTTGACTTCCGTGCTATTGGCTGGTCAGGATGGATTATTTACCCAAGTGGATACAATGCATTTTATTGCAGAGGATCATGTCTCTTCCCCTTGGGGGAAAGTCTAAATGCAACAAACCATGCTACAGTTCAGTCCATAGTCCATACACTTAAACTGTCTCAAGATGTCAGCACGCCCTGCTGTGTGCCAGATGAATTGAAGTCCCTCAATCTTCTCTACTTTGATGACAAAGAGAATGTGGTccttaaaaattataaagacATGGTGGCAACAAGGTGTGGTTGTCATTAG